The DNA window ATTTTCAATCTCTGAATCAGTGGTCCAGAAAAGCTTCACCACACCCTTGGATGAGGTCGCTTTCCAAACGGAGAGTTCCACAGGCAGACTGCCATCATGGCTGCCCGGGATGAGGCTATACAAGGCCAGATTGGCTTTTTTGATGGTCATATTCCCGGTGGAGCCCACATCTTTTCTGATTTTCAATTGGATGGTAGAGGTCGTGGAAGAAATATTCACCAATACGGATCCGGTTACGGTTCCAAGATAATTAGCACTGCGAATTTTCCGTTGAGACGTGGATCCAAGTTTTTGAGCGCCACCTACAAATACAGCAATAGAGTAGCGATCGTCAAGAACGGGACTTGAAAATGACAGGGAGTAATCCAGACGATACATCCCAGCTGCATCACTACCGGCAGTTGGAGTTAAGGTGTTACTGGCAAAGCCCCATTCATTGAGAGTCCCAGAGGTAAATGTTCCTACGGTGTACCAGGTGCTCATGGCTCCGATGGCCAGGGTTTGATCGGTATTGATATACATGCTGGCAACTGAAGGAGCCGTGGTTCCACTTATCTTATACAATTGTACCTGGGCATAGCGAGTGGTCATCTGTTTGCCCGAATTGGCGGTTTTCACTTCCACGCTGATTTTGTCACCTACTGTGATACTCACGATTCCACAGGCACTGGTGTGCTGTCGATCGGTTGCATTGGCTTTGACAATGGATTTCATGGTGGTTGGATTCAAGGATGTCCCATTTTTCACCAGTCCGTGGGTATAGGTGGCAGGAGAGCCCACTGCCCCAATACCAGTAAATGTACTGGAATAGGTGACCAGATAGGTGCCTGCGGCGGATGCGCCTGCGACCAATTCATTGGAGCTCACTGTCCACCCGCTTAGATCACTCAAGGCAGTAAAGCCAGAAAGCTTGGTAAAACTGGTGCCAGGTGTTTGAACCTGATCAGAACTGATTTGCATGCCCCCATAATATGAGCTGGAAGCTTCTGTGACTTCTACCAGGGTAATCTGGGCTTCGATGGGTTTGAAAGTGCCGGCGTTTGCTGGTTTGACCATTAGTCGAATGGTTTGGCCATCGCTAACAGTGACCAGCCCCGATCCACTGATGGTCCCTGTATCCTTGGTTGAGGATACGACAGTGCGCTGACTCTGAATTGTGCTTGGGTTGGCACCATTGACGGATATACCAGCCAGCCAATTGTTGGTGGCCACGCCAGAATAGCTAAGCGAGTATCTCACCAGGTAGGTACCCGCGGCTCCAGTGCCGGCAGTTAAAGCATTGCTTGAGAGGGTCCAGTTATTCAGTGAACCTGTCACGAAGTCGGCTTGAGAACCGCTACCGACGAGGGTCCAGGATGTGGTGGGAACGGAGCTGGTAGATCCAGATCCACCGGCGATATAGACAAAGGCGTAATCCTGACCAAAACTCACGAGTGGAAAAGTTAGAACCATCATTAGCAGCCATTTTTTTGTCAAGAAAGACTTCATATTTATCCCCTTTAAGAGTTTGAAATTTATAGTGGTTAGAAATCTAACTGTTTAGCTACCCACTCCAAGGTAATACGGGCCTAACCGATTAATAATGAACGTAACCTCATTGCGTGGGACGACCATCATTAGGTGGAATGTGAGGGGAATCGGCTTTTGAAGTGCAGCTCCGTATTGCACAGATGTGGAAAAGAGAGCTTATCTGAGGAGGGTCAGCCTGATGAATGCGGGTTATCGAGTCTGGCTGACCAACTCACCATGTCTCACACTAACACTCGAATTAATTCGGGTGTTAGTGGAACTGATCAAACTCTACAGCTCACCGTTTTAACGGTTAGCTGCATCTACTTTGTACTTGAACTTAAAGTCACTGAATTCCTCAGTGAATGACCTTTGGCGATGATGCTCCTCTTGGTTATGGATATACCAGATGACCCTTTGAGCGTGGGATTGGCTTACTGAAAAGGCACCATAACCTCTCCCCCAGCTAAATTTGCGCTTCTGCGAATCTTGTTGATTGAGCCAGCGGGAAGATGCACCTTTGAGCAATTTTACAGTGCTGGCAATAGATTGAGTTGGGTCCATATTAATAAACAAATGAACATGGTCGGGGTTCACATACAGTTTTATTAGCCGCATTGAATGAGCATCAGCATAAGTATGTATATAATCGTTCAATTCAATCCTTAGGGATCGAGGGGTGAGCCGCTCCCTCTTATGGGTTGACCATACGATATGAGTTAGCAAGCGGGTTTTGGAGTGGATGGACATGTTTTGATCCTTTCATGGGGGTAATGGGGTTTGCAATTGTGTTGTCACCCGAATGAATTCGGGTGGTAGGGATAGGTGGTGGGCGTTTGATATCGTGCCTGGGGTTGCACCCGAATGAATTCGGGTGGTGGGGATCAATTCAGGGGTTACTGAATAATGGTGATTGCTTTTGATTGTGATGTTTGCGGACCTGATATTTTCACGATATAGGTTCCTGACGATACAGGTATATTGTCTGAGCTAGTTCCATTCCATCTAACATTGAGAATGCTGGTTGCAGGTGTCCCAGAGTATAGATTTTTCACTACCTCTCCCCTCAGGTTCAGAATATCAATACAGAGAGGTCCTCCTTCATTTCCAGCTCCAACTACAAGATTAATCTCTGAATTGCATGGATTTGGATAGTAGCCTAGACTGTAGGTATGCTTCCTCCTGTCGTCTACCACTGCCACACTAATTACTAAATGCCCAGCAATATTCCCCCGATAATCAACGTCTGAGAGACGATAGGAATATGATTCGCCCACTTTCACCTGCTTATCTATGAAGGAGTATTCGTTCTGTGCAGAGGTGGACCCTTGTCCCAGTAGGTCAGGATTTGTGACAAAAGATGAAATCTCCGCCCATAAATTCTGACTCCTGTCTCCTGAATTATGCCTTCTCTCAATAATAAATCCCTGATTCTCAAATTCTGAATCTGTTGTCCAGTTCAACCTCACTTCACCATCTATAGCCTTGGCCCACCAACGGGATAATTCAACGGGCAGGGATTGATCCACCCAGTTTGAGTTATCGCCCCCATTGGCCTGCCCCGGGGTAGCTGAACTTGAGCTGGCTTCAGTCCATTGGGAGTCATCCACGATACCACCCAGCGTATTTCCGGTATAATATTTCACCTCGCCCGTACCAGGCGCGCTGACGGTTGCAGCAAGGTGGGTCACAGCCATATCATGGATGATAACATCACTGGCATCTTTTAGCGCTGGGGCATCATCACCGTCTGAGTTAGCAAAGGCTCCATAAGTGCCGCCCCAGGGACCTGTATCGATCAAGAAACTGGCATTATTCACCCCCAGCAGTACTGATTTGTCACTAAAAGTTGTATCCTCACCCCCAGCTGCAGTAATGGTTCCATCCACGTCACCACTGTTGAAAATGACAAGGATAGTACCCCTGGCAATATTGCTCAAATTCGAATGGTTGGAAAATTCGGCAATGGGATGCCAGATTCCATCGTCATTATCTCCCAGTTCCCAGCCTCGCAAATCCACACCCTCATCCACAATTAAAAGCTCCACCCACTCCTTGCCACCATCAGAGCCCTGGGACATCTCATTAATAATCACACTCTGAGCTTGTGCTGGATGATTCATCCAGTGCATGGCCAACAGAACGATAAGAAATCGTTGCATAGTGATTCCTCCAAAATTGATTCATTGAATTATCTGATGAATATCAGATCGTGTATAACCGATTGTTAGGGGGTGGTTGGCTGCCTATAGGGCTGTGGGTAAAATCGAATATTTATTGTGGCTTGGCAAGTGATTTATTTAACATAATGTTAATTTTTTGGTATACTTTGCTTCTGAGGATGCTTGGTGACATCTGGTGCAAATCTTTGAATTCAATTCAAGAATTTATCAATTTATTATGTTTATATGATATTCCATTCACATATCATTATGTTTTACTCATATAACACAGCTTTTTCATGTAAGTAGCAATATAGATATTGTCTATTGCACTAGACACTTTTGGAGATATTGTGCTCACTGGACTTTACAATATTCAAAAGCGCAACCTCCCCGTTTGGCGGGGTGCCAATATGACTAATCCTCTGGGATGCTTCCAGCCTCCGTCCGCCTGATGG is part of the Candidatus Neomarinimicrobiota bacterium genome and encodes:
- a CDS encoding T9SS type A sorting domain-containing protein; its protein translation is MKSFLTKKWLLMMVLTFPLVSFGQDYAFVYIAGGSGSTSSVPTTSWTLVGSGSQADFVTGSLNNWTLSSNALTAGTGAAGTYLVRYSLSYSGVATNNWLAGISVNGANPSTIQSQRTVVSSTKDTGTISGSGLVTVSDGQTIRLMVKPANAGTFKPIEAQITLVEVTEASSSYYGGMQISSDQVQTPGTSFTKLSGFTALSDLSGWTVSSNELVAGASAAGTYLVTYSSTFTGIGAVGSPATYTHGLVKNGTSLNPTTMKSIVKANATDRQHTSACGIVSITVGDKISVEVKTANSGKQMTTRYAQVQLYKISGTTAPSVASMYINTDQTLAIGAMSTWYTVGTFTSGTLNEWGFASNTLTPTAGSDAAGMYRLDYSLSFSSPVLDDRYSIAVFVGGAQKLGSTSQRKIRSANYLGTVTGSVLVNISSTTSTIQLKIRKDVGSTGNMTIKKANLALYSLIPGSHDGSLPVELSVWKATSSKGVVKLFWTTDSEIENQGFIIERNQETGDKSQNTWLEIASFSKNPELQGQGSTTSQNNYFFIDKQVKVGKTYSYRLSDVDYRGSITRHAEIDVIVKDTGADLKPSEVKLNKAFPNPFNPDVNLSFTLENPAENLSLAIYDIQGILINTLSSGYHEMGNHEFMWNGNDAHGNAVSSGVYLVRLSAESVVQIQRMTLLR
- a CDS encoding T9SS type A sorting domain-containing protein; the protein is MQRFLIVLLAMHWMNHPAQAQSVIINEMSQGSDGGKEWVELLIVDEGVDLRGWELGDNDDGIWHPIAEFSNHSNLSNIARGTILVIFNSGDVDGTITAAGGEDTTFSDKSVLLGVNNASFLIDTGPWGGTYGAFANSDGDDAPALKDASDVIIHDMAVTHLAATVSAPGTGEVKYYTGNTLGGIVDDSQWTEASSSSATPGQANGGDNSNWVDQSLPVELSRWWAKAIDGEVRLNWTTDSEFENQGFIIERRHNSGDRSQNLWAEISSFVTNPDLLGQGSTSAQNEYSFIDKQVKVGESYSYRLSDVDYRGNIAGHLVISVAVVDDRRKHTYSLGYYPNPCNSEINLVVGAGNEGGPLCIDILNLRGEVVKNLYSGTPATSILNVRWNGTSSDNIPVSSGTYIVKISGPQTSQSKAITIIQ
- the tnpA gene encoding IS200/IS605 family transposase; amino-acid sequence: MSIHSKTRLLTHIVWSTHKRERLTPRSLRIELNDYIHTYADAHSMRLIKLYVNPDHVHLFINMDPTQSIASTVKLLKGASSRWLNQQDSQKRKFSWGRGYGAFSVSQSHAQRVIWYIHNQEEHHRQRSFTEEFSDFKFKYKVDAANR